The window CTgatctctctttttgtttttgtcaaggTAATTCAATATATAGGTGAGATTTGTCGTTACCTGCTGGCTCAGCCGGTTCATTCATCCGAGGCACATCACCGGGTGCGCGTTGCCATTGGTAATGGCCTCCGCTCTTCTGTGTGGGAAGACTTTGTCCAGAGATTCAGAATCCGACAAGTTGGGGAATTTTACGGCGCCACAGAGTGTAACTGCAGCCTGCTGAACATAGACGGGaaggtgtgtgttgttttaaattACTTCACGGTATGTGACACATTCTTTAACACTGCATAGTGTGTAATGCACATGTCTCACATGTCCAGGTGGGGGCGTGTGGCTTCAACAGTCGCATCCTGCCCAGCTTTTACCCCATCAGATTGATCAGGGTACAGGAGAACGGAGATCTGTTCAGGGATTCACAGGGACTCTGTGTACCCTGCCTGCCTGGTGAGagagctctcacacacacacacacacactcacacacatacacacacacacacacacacacacacacacacacacacacacacacacacacacacacacacacacacacacacacacacacacacacacacacacacacacacacactgtctccctatctttgttgggaccaatcattgacataatgcattccctagccccttaccctaaccttaacaacacaatgaaatgcctaaccctcaccctaaccattaCCTTATTCTAACtataatcctaaaaccaagtcttaaccctcaaacaacCCTGTAAAGTGTTGCAAATGTATCAAATGTTCTCTTTTCTCAACCCCCCAtcaatttctctctctgtctatgcAGGTGAGCAAGGTATGCTAGTGGGACGCATCAACCAGACTGATCCACTTAGGAGATTTGATGGCTACGCTGATAAGGACTCCACCAATCAGAAAATAGCTCACAATGTCTTTAAGATAGGAGACTCGGCCTATGTCTCAGGTGTGTTtaattgtgtttctttagaataCAGTCAGTATAGTGATGATTGACTGTCTGGTTTTATACATGTTTCCTCCCACAGTCTGAAGACATGCAGTACAAGACAGCTGCATTGGAAACTTTGAATTAAAATGTGAATGTCAGTGATTCACTGTCTGTGATGACAGGCTGGGAACTTGCCCATCGTGGTTAACACCTGTCCCAGTGCACGCGGGAATATGTTTCAGCTCCCTATGAGCaacaacaaacagagagaggcTGCACTTTATTTAACCCTTGAAATTAACTGGCTACCCCAATAGAAATGGCAATAGAAACcaacacccacagacacactgaGAGCATTACATAGCTTCAATTAAGTAAAACATAATGTGTCCTTTGTCCACAGGATACATTAAGATTTACTTCAGTAAAGCAAACTGAAAGGAGTTGTCAttagaaaatgtatatatataatttctcTGTCTATAATTGcctcatttacaaacaacacagtGAATCATCATAAGAGTCAAAACTGTACTAGTGAGTCATCATAATAACATAGTTTACTTTAGTCTTTGCCCTCTACTCTACGATCCCCTCCAGGGATTATGACCATTAATatcatttctgtttctgtctgtctatgtctgtctctcaggtgACATGCTGGTGATGGATGAATATGGCTACATGTATTTCAGTGACCGTTGCGGCGACACGTTTCGTTGGCGAGGGGAGAACGTTTCCACCACAGAGGTGGAGGGAGTCCTCAGCCGCCTGCTGGGACACACTGTTGTCGCCGTCTATGGAGTTTCTGTTCCAGGTATACATGAGACGAGACAGGCAGGGTGGCCAAACAAAGACTAAAGATTAAGGGTGTGTCTTCTGTCTGTTACCTCACCTGTCTGTCCATGTGCAGGTGTGGAGGGGAAGGCTGGCATGGCAGCAGTAGCTCACACAGGAGGCCAGTTTGACCTTGATGCGTTCTTTATCGCTGTACAGAAAGCCCTACCTTCCTACGCACGCCCTGTCTTCCTGCGACTCATGCCATCTGTTGACACGACAGGTGAGACAgtgacacacattcacacacatacacacattcacacacacactcaaaaagtCACAcatgcactttttatttttgtcctcAGGTACCTTTAAAATCCAAAAGACACGGCTGCAGAGGGAAGGATACAAGCCACAACACGCAAGTGAAAAGATTTATTTTCTGGACAGTCGTGCTGGGCGTTACGAGGCTGTTTCTGATGAACTATATGATGCCATCATGGAGGGGAGACACTGTATATGAGACAGGATTAGACAGGagtgagagggaaagagagatgtATTTCCAGGGACAAATACATCTCAAAATACTGATGTGGAAATGTGATTGTGATGCTGTTATTTTGCAATGAAATaaaatttatattatttaacgAATTGAATTCATCTTTTTCTTGCATT of the Etheostoma spectabile isolate EspeVRDwgs_2016 chromosome 2, UIUC_Espe_1.0, whole genome shotgun sequence genome contains:
- the LOC116698840 gene encoding long-chain fatty acid transport protein 1 isoform X2, encoding MYRNLRNRSTIPGLFGKMVKLHPDKPALIYEATGEIWSFKKLQQRSHAVAHWALRQGWAEGDVVALYMESQPLMVALWLGLAMIGVEAALINHNLRQHPLLHCVNVSGARAMVFGTEMREAVSEVSGSLQPHMVLFSCGERDNEEKLRSLQIQSLDALLDRLPKHPPRYTLRKNFNDRLFYIYTSGTTGMPKAAVVVHSRYYRIAAFGFHSFGLCHDDIIYNCLPLYHSAGTIMGVGQCLLFGLTVVIRRKFSASRFWDDCVKHKCTVIQYIGEICRYLLAQPVHSSEAHHRVRVAIGNGLRSSVWEDFVQRFRIRQVGEFYGATECNCSLLNIDGKVGACGFNSRILPSFYPIRLIRVQENGDLFRDSQGLCVPCLPGEQGMLVGRINQTDPLRRFDGYADKDSTNQKIAHNVFKIGDSAYVSGDMLVMDEYGYMYFSDRCGDTFRWRGENVSTTEVEGVLSRLLGHTVVAVYGVSVPGVEGKAGMAAVAHTGGQFDLDAFFIAVQKALPSYARPVFLRLMPSVDTTGTFKIQKTRLQREGYKPQHASEKIYFLDSRAGRYEAVSDELYDAIMEGRHCI